In Rhizobium sp. WSM4643, the following are encoded in one genomic region:
- a CDS encoding cation:proton antiporter domain-containing protein yields the protein MHQEVGLIATVAVSFVFAAILGYGADRLRLPPLVGYLMAGILMGPFTPGFVADTALAGQLAEMGVILLMFGVGLHFSASDLLAVRGIAVPGAIGRIILATLLGIGLCKLWGWSLGAGIVLGLSLSVASTVVLLKALEERNLVSAASGRVAVGWLIVEDLVMVLALVLLPALAELLGGNASITTNHGLGDLPLVLTIGLTLLKVVAFAAMAIFLGPRIVPWLLTMIARTGSRELFTLTVLAIALGIAFGSAAIFGVSFALGAFFAGVVMSESQLSHRAAADSLPLQNAFSVLFFVSVGMLFDPSILVRQPLAVIGALALVILGKGIITFLIVMLLRYPISMGLTLAGGLAQIGEFSFILAGLGVSLGLLPHEGQDLILAAAILSITLNPIVIFATDGLKKYIHSKWPSLWESYGRNRQKALGRELEKIRELGEERERQHQLKMQQLIETFPLFSEVDEDAQEELLLLFKAKSAPPGERVIRRGDRGDSMYFISSGAVEVRLASGAIRLEPGAFFGEMALLTGGRRTADVIAVDFCQFEVLERRDFNMFMSHHPHLRAAVSEMAQKRTEMNVLRQQWEKSMDLS from the coding sequence GTGCATCAGGAAGTAGGACTCATCGCGACGGTCGCCGTCAGTTTCGTTTTCGCAGCGATCCTGGGCTATGGCGCCGACAGGCTTCGGCTGCCGCCGCTCGTCGGTTATTTGATGGCGGGCATCCTGATGGGCCCGTTCACGCCGGGCTTCGTCGCCGATACCGCCCTTGCCGGCCAGCTCGCCGAGATGGGCGTCATCCTTTTGATGTTCGGCGTCGGCCTGCATTTTTCCGCATCCGACCTGCTCGCCGTGCGCGGCATCGCCGTGCCTGGCGCGATCGGGCGGATTATCCTCGCCACCCTGTTGGGCATCGGTCTTTGCAAGCTCTGGGGCTGGAGCCTCGGCGCCGGCATCGTCCTTGGCCTCAGCCTGTCGGTGGCGAGCACCGTCGTGCTCTTGAAGGCGCTGGAGGAGCGCAATCTCGTCAGCGCGGCGAGCGGACGCGTCGCCGTCGGCTGGCTGATCGTCGAGGATCTGGTGATGGTGCTGGCGCTGGTGCTGCTGCCGGCGCTCGCAGAGCTTCTGGGTGGCAATGCCAGCATTACGACCAATCATGGGCTCGGCGACCTGCCGCTGGTGCTGACGATCGGCCTGACGCTGCTGAAGGTGGTGGCCTTCGCCGCCATGGCGATCTTCCTCGGCCCTCGCATCGTGCCCTGGCTGCTGACGATGATCGCCCGCACCGGCTCGCGCGAACTCTTTACGCTGACGGTGCTGGCGATCGCGCTCGGCATCGCCTTCGGTTCGGCGGCGATCTTCGGCGTCTCCTTTGCGCTCGGCGCTTTTTTCGCTGGCGTCGTCATGAGCGAATCCCAGCTCAGTCACAGGGCGGCGGCCGACTCGCTGCCGCTGCAGAATGCCTTCTCCGTGCTGTTCTTCGTCTCCGTCGGCATGCTCTTCGATCCCTCGATCCTGGTGCGCCAGCCGCTTGCCGTGATCGGCGCGCTGGCGCTCGTCATCCTCGGCAAAGGCATCATCACCTTCCTGATCGTCATGCTGCTGCGATACCCGATCAGCATGGGGTTGACTCTGGCCGGCGGCCTTGCCCAGATCGGAGAATTTTCCTTCATCCTCGCCGGCCTCGGCGTCTCGCTCGGGCTCCTGCCGCATGAGGGCCAGGATCTGATCCTGGCCGCCGCAATCCTGTCGATCACCCTCAATCCGATCGTGATCTTTGCGACCGACGGCCTGAAGAAATACATCCATTCGAAATGGCCGTCCCTCTGGGAAAGCTACGGCAGGAACAGGCAGAAGGCGCTCGGCAGAGAACTGGAAAAGATCAGGGAGCTCGGCGAAGAGCGCGAGCGCCAGCATCAACTGAAGATGCAGCAGCTGATCGAGACTTTCCCGCTGTTCTCCGAGGTCGACGAGGACGCGCAGGAGGAGCTGCTGCTGCTCTTCAAGGCGAAATCCGCGCCGCCCGGCGAACGCGTCATCCGCCGCGGCGACCGGGGCGACAGCATGTATTTCATCTCCTCGGGCGCGGTGGAAGTGCGGCTCGCCAGCGGCGCGATCCGCCTGGAGCCTGGCGCCTTCTTCGGCGAAATGGCGCTGCTGACTGGCGGACGGCGCACCGCCGACGTCATCGCCGTCGACTTCTGCCAGTTCGAGGTGCTTGAGCGGCGCGACTTCAATATGTTCATGTCGCACCATCCGCATCTGCGTGCCGCCGTTAGCGAAATGGCCCAGAAGCGGACGGAAATGAACGTCCTGCGGCAGCAATGGGAAAAGTCGATGGACCTATCCTGA
- a CDS encoding TetR/AcrR family transcriptional regulator, with protein MRVSREKFAENREKILSVAGVLFRENGFDGVGVADIMKAAGLTHGGFYGHFGSKDDLALEVSRKLIDKVETRWKEHIAESPDRPLAALLDHYIHWRTVDDPGGSCVFATLIQEVSRSRGAVRAVFSDGLSVLVDTLADIVPGETEEKRRANATTTLSSMMGAVILARAVEDRALAEQFLVTMRRQLDPESQT; from the coding sequence ATGCGGGTCAGCCGCGAAAAATTTGCCGAGAACCGCGAAAAGATCCTGAGCGTTGCCGGCGTGCTTTTCCGCGAAAACGGTTTCGACGGGGTGGGCGTCGCCGACATCATGAAGGCGGCGGGGCTGACGCATGGCGGCTTCTACGGTCATTTCGGTTCGAAGGACGACCTGGCGCTTGAGGTCAGCCGCAAGCTGATCGACAAGGTCGAAACGCGCTGGAAGGAACATATCGCCGAATCGCCCGACCGGCCGTTGGCAGCGCTTCTCGATCATTATATCCACTGGCGCACGGTTGACGATCCCGGCGGCAGCTGCGTTTTTGCAACGCTGATCCAGGAGGTCAGCCGCAGCCGCGGGGCAGTCCGCGCGGTCTTCAGCGATGGGCTGTCCGTGCTGGTCGACACGCTTGCCGATATCGTTCCCGGCGAAACGGAAGAGAAGCGTCGTGCCAATGCGACGACGACACTGTCATCGATGATGGGTGCCGTCATTCTTGCCCGCGCGGTCGAGGACAGGGCGCTTGCCGAGCAGTTTCTGGTGACGATGCGCCGGCAGCTCGATCCTGAAAGCCAGACATAA
- a CDS encoding aldo/keto reductase, which produces MEYVKFGKTGLEVSKICLGCMTFGDPSRGNHAWSLREEESRTMIKQAIDLGINFLDTANTYSNGSSEEIVGRAIKDFAKREDIVLATKVFNRMRPGPNGAGLSRKAIFDEIDNSLRRLGTDYVDLYQIHRFDYTTPIEETLEALHDVVKSGKARYIGASSMYAWQFAKALYVSRLNGWTEFVSMQDHLNLLYREEEREMLPLCEDQKIAVIPWSPLARGRLTRDWDETTARSETDEFGKTLYTQSIDADRKIVGAVAEIAKARNISRAQVATAWILQKSAVTAPIIGASKPNHLRDAVASLSVKLTAEEIAALEAPYVPHAIAGFK; this is translated from the coding sequence ATGGAATATGTAAAATTCGGAAAGACCGGTCTCGAAGTATCGAAAATCTGCCTGGGCTGCATGACCTTCGGCGATCCCAGCCGCGGGAATCACGCCTGGAGCCTGCGTGAGGAAGAAAGCCGGACGATGATCAAGCAGGCGATCGACCTCGGCATCAATTTCCTCGACACCGCCAACACCTATTCCAACGGTTCGTCGGAGGAGATCGTCGGCCGCGCCATCAAAGACTTCGCCAAACGCGAGGACATCGTGCTGGCGACCAAGGTGTTCAACCGGATGCGGCCGGGCCCGAACGGCGCCGGTCTGTCGCGCAAGGCGATCTTCGACGAAATCGACAACAGCCTACGCCGCCTCGGCACCGACTATGTCGACCTCTATCAGATCCACCGCTTCGACTACACGACGCCGATCGAGGAAACCCTGGAAGCGCTGCACGACGTCGTCAAATCGGGCAAGGCGCGTTATATCGGCGCCTCCTCCATGTATGCTTGGCAATTCGCCAAGGCGCTCTACGTCTCCAGGCTGAACGGCTGGACCGAATTCGTCAGCATGCAGGACCACCTGAACCTGCTCTACCGTGAGGAAGAGCGCGAAATGCTGCCGCTTTGCGAGGATCAGAAAATCGCCGTCATCCCGTGGAGCCCGCTTGCCCGCGGCCGCCTGACCCGCGACTGGGACGAGACGACGGCGCGCAGCGAAACCGACGAATTCGGCAAGACGCTCTACACCCAGTCCATCGATGCCGACCGCAAGATCGTCGGGGCCGTGGCCGAAATCGCCAAGGCCCGCAACATCTCCCGCGCCCAGGTCGCAACCGCCTGGATCCTGCAGAAGAGTGCGGTGACCGCCCCGATCATCGGCGCGTCCAAACCGAACCACCTCAGAGACGCCGTTGCTTCGCTCTCGGTCAAGCTTACCGCCGAGGAAATCGCGGCACTGGAAGCACCCTACGTCCCGCACGCCATCGCCGGCTTCAAGTAG
- a CDS encoding YqaA family protein → MLRRLYDWTMSLASRKSAEVWLAVIAFVESSVFLVPADVLFLPMALAKPERAYRYALIATVASVLGGIAGWALGYYAYDAIARPVLEFYSKFDDFERLRSAIHGEWEILLLLLVTSGLAHLPPIKVVTIMAGVIGMNLGFFVISAIVARGARFLLLAWLLRRYGEPIRHFVEKRLGQIVGIGAGVLITLGIAYKLFAH, encoded by the coding sequence ATGCTCCGCAGACTTTACGACTGGACCATGTCTTTGGCCTCGCGCAAATCGGCCGAAGTCTGGCTCGCCGTCATCGCCTTCGTCGAAAGCTCCGTCTTTCTCGTCCCCGCCGATGTGCTCTTCCTGCCGATGGCGCTTGCCAAGCCGGAACGCGCCTATCGCTATGCGCTGATTGCAACTGTCGCCTCCGTGCTCGGCGGCATCGCCGGCTGGGCGCTCGGCTATTACGCCTATGACGCAATCGCCAGGCCAGTTCTTGAGTTCTACAGCAAATTCGATGATTTCGAGCGATTGCGAAGCGCGATCCACGGCGAATGGGAAATCCTGTTACTATTGCTGGTGACTTCCGGCTTAGCACACCTTCCGCCGATTAAGGTCGTGACCATTATGGCTGGCGTCATCGGCATGAATCTAGGCTTCTTCGTTATCTCGGCCATCGTGGCTCGTGGTGCTCGGTTCCTGCTTTTGGCGTGGCTGCTTCGTCGATATGGCGAGCCGATCCGCCACTTCGTCGAGAAACGCCTTGGTCAGATCGTCGGCATCGGTGCCGGCGTCCTCATCACACTCGGAATCGCTTATAAACTGTTTGCCCACTGA
- a CDS encoding YihY/virulence factor BrkB family protein, whose amino-acid sequence MPKVLRTIYDVVYDAICHMVEDDGFAMASHVALSSLLAVFPFLIFGTALASFLGADQFSSTAIHLIFDTWPEAIAKPLADQVLQVLTIPRGGLLTISVLAAAYFASNGVEALRISLNRAYRVQETRPWYFTRLASLGYVLIAVIIFAAISILLVALPLALDYARGWFPLFADTLDIVFSWRIYGTLVVLTVGLLVMHLWLPAGKRRVFDVIPGVLLTLLLWLAGALIFAYYLATFANYTATYAGLASVMIVLIFLYMVGVIFIIGAEINAALIKFRVFRMFSHTLSIVGRERVESQSEPDKAANIRN is encoded by the coding sequence ATGCCGAAGGTGCTGCGCACGATCTACGACGTGGTCTATGACGCGATCTGTCACATGGTCGAGGACGACGGCTTCGCCATGGCAAGCCATGTGGCGCTGTCGAGCCTGCTTGCGGTTTTCCCTTTCCTGATCTTCGGCACAGCGCTTGCAAGCTTCCTCGGCGCCGATCAGTTCTCCTCGACCGCCATCCACCTGATCTTCGACACCTGGCCCGAGGCGATCGCCAAGCCGCTCGCCGACCAGGTGCTGCAGGTGCTGACCATTCCGCGCGGCGGGCTGCTGACGATCTCGGTGCTGGCCGCCGCCTATTTCGCCTCGAACGGCGTCGAGGCGCTGCGCATCTCGCTCAACCGCGCCTACCGGGTACAGGAAACGCGGCCCTGGTATTTCACGCGTCTCGCCAGCCTCGGCTATGTGCTGATCGCGGTCATCATCTTTGCGGCGATCAGCATCCTGCTGGTCGCCCTGCCGCTGGCGCTCGATTATGCGCGCGGCTGGTTTCCGCTGTTTGCCGATACGCTCGACATCGTGTTCAGCTGGCGCATCTACGGCACGCTGGTGGTTCTGACGGTCGGACTGCTGGTCATGCATCTCTGGCTGCCGGCCGGCAAGCGACGGGTCTTCGACGTCATTCCCGGCGTACTGTTGACGCTACTTCTCTGGCTCGCCGGCGCGCTGATTTTTGCCTATTATCTCGCGACCTTCGCCAATTATACGGCAACCTATGCCGGTCTCGCCTCTGTCATGATCGTGCTGATCTTCCTCTACATGGTCGGCGTCATCTTCATCATCGGGGCGGAGATCAACGCGGCGCTGATCAAGTTCCGCGTCTTCCGGATGTTTTCGCACACGCTTTCGATCGTCGGCAGAGAGCGTGTCGAAAGCCAGTCAGAGCCCGACAAGGCGGCGAATATCCGCAACTGA
- a CDS encoding HNH endonuclease has translation MTIAVSPQALPALVLNADYRPLSYYPLSLWSWQDAIKAVFLDRVNIIAEYEHSVSSPSFSMRLPSVVCLKTYVQPSRNPAFTRFNVFLRDRFECQYCGADDDLTFDHVIPRAHGGETTWENVVAACSPCNLRKGSKLPKQAGMFPAQKPYQPTVQDLHNNGRLFPPNYLHQSWLDYLYWDTELQP, from the coding sequence TTGACGATTGCAGTCTCCCCACAGGCCCTGCCAGCGCTCGTCCTGAACGCTGACTACCGGCCACTGAGTTATTACCCCTTGTCGTTGTGGTCCTGGCAGGACGCGATCAAGGCGGTATTTCTCGACCGTGTGAACATCATTGCAGAATATGAACATTCGGTTTCCTCGCCGAGTTTTTCGATGCGGCTTCCGAGTGTCGTGTGCCTGAAGACTTACGTTCAGCCGTCCCGCAATCCCGCCTTCACCCGGTTCAACGTCTTCCTGCGCGACCGGTTCGAGTGCCAGTATTGCGGCGCTGATGACGACCTGACCTTCGACCACGTCATTCCGCGCGCCCATGGCGGCGAGACCACCTGGGAGAATGTCGTGGCAGCCTGCTCGCCCTGCAATCTGCGCAAGGGTAGCAAGCTTCCGAAGCAGGCAGGCATGTTCCCGGCGCAGAAGCCCTACCAGCCGACGGTACAGGATCTGCACAATAACGGCCGGCTGTTCCCGCCAAACTATCTGCATCAAAGCTGGCTCGACTATCTCTACTGGGATACCGAACTACAGCCCTGA
- the gluQRS gene encoding tRNA glutamyl-Q(34) synthetase GluQRS: MTTSERQKPVFRFAPSPNGPLHLGHALSALLNRDMADAEQGRLLLRIEDIDQTRCTPEFEAGILSDLEWLDIKWESPVRRQSEHFPEYQAALHTLIERGLVYPAFLTRGEVKARVAAYEAAGESWPRDPDGTPHYPANDRERSADEWRDMLTSGMKHAWRLDMRKALDLIGELLFWTETGDGRTGEIAAEPNVWGDVILSRSDAPSSYHLSVVVDDALQGVTHVVRGLDLFHATSVHRLLQVLLGLPQPVYHHHRLILGADGRKLSKSEGDTALGELRAQGMSVADIRRLVGL, from the coding sequence ATGACCACGAGTGAGCGTCAAAAACCTGTCTTTCGTTTTGCGCCGAGCCCCAACGGACCGTTGCATCTCGGCCATGCCCTGTCGGCCCTGCTGAACCGCGACATGGCGGATGCCGAACAAGGCCGCTTGCTGCTGCGTATCGAGGATATCGATCAGACGCGCTGCACGCCAGAGTTCGAGGCCGGCATCCTCAGCGATCTCGAATGGCTTGATATCAAGTGGGAAAGCCCGGTGCGGCGCCAGTCGGAACATTTCCCCGAATATCAGGCGGCGCTGCACACACTGATCGAGCGCGGACTGGTCTATCCGGCCTTTCTGACGCGTGGCGAGGTGAAAGCGCGCGTCGCCGCCTACGAGGCGGCGGGTGAATCCTGGCCGCGCGATCCCGACGGCACCCCGCATTATCCCGCAAATGATCGCGAGCGTTCGGCAGACGAATGGCGGGACATGCTGACCTCGGGAATGAAACATGCTTGGCGGCTCGATATGCGCAAGGCGCTCGACCTGATCGGCGAACTGCTGTTCTGGACGGAAACCGGCGACGGCAGGACAGGTGAGATCGCCGCCGAGCCCAACGTCTGGGGCGACGTCATCCTGTCACGCTCGGATGCGCCATCGAGCTATCATCTTTCCGTGGTCGTCGACGATGCGCTGCAGGGTGTCACCCATGTCGTGCGTGGGCTCGACCTCTTCCATGCGACATCGGTGCATCGGCTATTGCAGGTGCTGCTCGGCCTGCCGCAGCCGGTCTATCACCATCATCGTCTCATTCTCGGCGCCGACGGCCGCAAACTTTCGAAAAGCGAGGGCGACACCGCACTTGGCGAATTGCGCGCCCAGGGCATGTCAGTTGCGGATATTCGCCGCCTTGTCGGGCTCTGA
- a CDS encoding disulfide bond formation protein B, producing MTATSSPLARPGFIYSLLLAIGMAAAVGTALGFQYIGGYIPCALCLLQRQPYYYAIPIAILAAISELIGLPNWITRALILAAGILMLVTAGMGVYHAGVEWHFWPGPPTCSTTASSMTTNAGDLLGELNTIKGPSCTDAALRVLGLSFAGWNVIAGILLAAFAFVGVRKAATA from the coding sequence ATGACTGCCACTTCCTCGCCTCTCGCCCGCCCCGGCTTTATTTATTCCCTGTTGCTCGCCATCGGCATGGCGGCGGCGGTCGGAACGGCGCTCGGCTTCCAGTATATCGGCGGCTATATTCCTTGCGCGCTCTGCCTGTTGCAGCGTCAGCCCTATTATTACGCCATCCCGATCGCGATCCTGGCCGCAATCTCCGAACTCATCGGGCTGCCGAACTGGATCACCCGGGCGCTCATTCTCGCGGCCGGCATCCTGATGCTGGTGACGGCAGGCATGGGTGTCTATCACGCCGGCGTCGAATGGCATTTCTGGCCCGGCCCGCCCACTTGCTCGACGACGGCAAGCAGCATGACGACCAATGCCGGCGATCTGCTCGGTGAGCTCAACACCATCAAAGGCCCGTCCTGCACCGATGCGGCGCTTCGCGTGCTCGGCCTGTCTTTTGCCGGCTGGAATGTGATTGCCGGAATCCTGCTTGCGGCCTTCGCCTTTGTCGGCGTTCGCAAGGCCGCCACTGCATAA
- a CDS encoding MFS transporter — translation MVSTALASSLARRNIHYGWVVVAATFLTMLVTAGAMGAPGVLIKPLQDEFGWETSQISSALAIRLILFGFMGPFAAAFMNYFGVRKVIVFALALIGAGFVGSLFMTTLWQLLLLWGIVVGFGTGLTAMVLAATVSSRWFTKHRGLVVGMLSASSATGQLVFLPLMAELTQRYGWRSTVFFVCAMIMVAALAVLAFMRDRPADLDLPSFGETQVTPPPASTSLGAALMTPITVLKEISKTSTFWILFATFFICGLSTNGLIQTHFVTLCGDFGIVPVAAASVLAVMGIFDFFGTIGSGWLSDRFDNRWLLFWYYGLRGLSLLYLPFSNFSFYGLSIFAIFYGLDWIATVPPTVKIAADRFGREKTGLVFGWVFAGHQLGAATAAYGAGLSRTELSSYLPAFFVAGAFCLLASILAITLKKSGLSNPAPAAAH, via the coding sequence ATGGTTTCCACAGCCCTTGCCTCCTCCCTTGCCCGGCGCAACATCCATTACGGCTGGGTCGTCGTCGCCGCGACCTTCCTCACCATGCTGGTCACCGCCGGCGCCATGGGCGCACCCGGCGTTCTCATCAAGCCACTGCAGGACGAATTCGGCTGGGAGACATCGCAGATTTCCTCGGCCCTTGCGATCCGCCTGATCCTTTTCGGCTTCATGGGTCCGTTCGCCGCCGCCTTCATGAATTATTTCGGCGTGCGCAAGGTCATCGTCTTCGCGCTTGCGCTGATCGGCGCAGGCTTCGTCGGTTCGCTGTTCATGACGACGCTGTGGCAGTTGCTGCTGCTCTGGGGTATCGTCGTCGGCTTCGGCACGGGTCTGACGGCCATGGTGCTCGCCGCAACGGTCTCCAGCCGCTGGTTCACCAAGCATCGCGGCCTCGTCGTCGGCATGCTCTCGGCAAGTTCGGCCACCGGCCAGCTCGTCTTTCTGCCGTTGATGGCGGAACTGACGCAACGTTACGGCTGGCGCTCGACGGTGTTTTTCGTCTGCGCCATGATCATGGTTGCAGCCCTTGCCGTGCTTGCCTTCATGCGCGACCGGCCGGCCGATCTCGACCTGCCCTCCTTCGGCGAAACGCAGGTGACGCCGCCGCCGGCAAGCACCTCGCTTGGCGCCGCGCTGATGACGCCGATCACCGTCCTCAAGGAAATCTCGAAGACCTCGACCTTCTGGATCCTCTTTGCCACCTTCTTCATCTGCGGTCTCAGCACCAACGGCCTGATCCAGACCCATTTCGTGACCCTGTGCGGCGATTTCGGCATCGTGCCGGTGGCCGCGGCCAGTGTGCTGGCTGTCATGGGCATCTTCGATTTCTTCGGCACCATTGGTTCCGGCTGGCTGTCCGACCGTTTCGACAATCGCTGGCTGCTGTTCTGGTATTACGGACTGCGCGGTCTCTCGCTGCTCTACTTGCCCTTCAGCAATTTCAGCTTTTACGGCCTCTCCATCTTTGCCATTTTCTACGGTCTCGACTGGATCGCCACCGTGCCGCCGACCGTCAAGATCGCCGCCGACCGCTTCGGCCGCGAAAAGACCGGCCTCGTCTTCGGCTGGGTCTTTGCCGGACATCAGCTGGGAGCCGCCACGGCCGCCTATGGCGCCGGCCTCTCGCGCACGGAGCTTTCGAGCTACCTGCCCGCCTTCTTCGTCGCCGGCGCCTTCTGCCTGCTGGCCTCGATCCTGGCGATTACGCTGAAGAAGTCCGGCCTGAGCAACCCGGCACCGGCCGCCGCCCATTGA
- a CDS encoding AMP-binding protein translates to MKLPSHDRYDDLYHNFSWRIPEDFNIGRAVSDDWAARDPERVCLEHFSLDGDHRAMTYRALADRSSAFANALVSLDIKRGDRVALLLPQSFETVIAHVAIYKTGAIALPLALLFGVEALEYRLKAAGAAAVVTNGFGLERIRQIRGRLPALKHIVSIDGASADATAFAELADGHPPVFDIAKTGPDDPALMIFTSGTTGPPKGALHGHRVLPGHIPGMQFAHEGFPKVGDKVWTPSDWAWAGGLLNALLPSLLLGIPVVSSPAQKFDAHMAYRIMAEMDVRNAFIPPTALRLMRSVSDPRSKYDLVLRTIGSAGEALGRETYEWARHTLGITVNEFYGQTECNFVLASSAAYGVTKAGAIGRAVPGHRVAIVSETGDELPVGEPGQIAIASPDPVMFLGYWDDAAATERKFAKGWLLTGDIGRQDAGGYVTFEGRDDDVITSSGYRIGPAEIEDCLIGHPAVQLAAAVGKPDAVRTEIVKAYIVLSPGHHPSEALAADIREWVKTRLSMHEYPREVEFIDALPLTTTGKVIRRLLRERAAAES, encoded by the coding sequence ATGAAACTGCCGTCCCATGATCGTTACGACGATCTCTATCACAATTTCTCCTGGCGGATTCCGGAGGATTTCAATATCGGGCGCGCCGTCAGCGACGACTGGGCCGCAAGAGATCCGGAGCGTGTCTGCCTTGAGCATTTCAGCCTTGACGGCGATCATCGCGCAATGACCTATCGCGCGCTCGCCGACCGTTCCTCGGCTTTTGCAAATGCGCTCGTTTCACTTGATATCAAACGCGGCGATCGCGTCGCGCTGCTATTGCCGCAATCCTTCGAAACGGTGATCGCGCATGTGGCGATCTATAAGACCGGCGCGATCGCGCTGCCACTGGCGCTGCTCTTCGGCGTCGAGGCGCTGGAATACCGGTTGAAGGCGGCAGGTGCCGCGGCCGTCGTCACCAACGGCTTCGGTCTCGAACGCATCCGGCAGATCCGCGGACGCCTGCCGGCGTTGAAGCATATCGTCAGCATCGACGGGGCGAGTGCCGATGCGACTGCTTTCGCCGAACTGGCGGATGGCCATCCCCCTGTCTTCGACATCGCCAAGACCGGTCCGGACGATCCGGCGCTGATGATCTTTACCTCCGGCACGACGGGGCCGCCCAAGGGCGCGTTGCATGGTCATCGCGTTCTGCCCGGCCATATTCCCGGTATGCAGTTTGCCCATGAAGGCTTTCCGAAAGTCGGTGACAAGGTCTGGACGCCGTCCGACTGGGCCTGGGCCGGCGGTCTGCTCAATGCGCTGCTGCCGAGCCTCCTGCTCGGCATTCCCGTCGTTTCGTCGCCGGCGCAGAAGTTCGATGCCCATATGGCCTATCGCATCATGGCGGAGATGGATGTGCGCAACGCCTTCATTCCGCCGACGGCGCTGAGGCTGATGAGATCCGTGTCCGATCCGCGCTCGAAATATGATCTGGTGCTGCGCACCATCGGTTCGGCCGGGGAGGCGCTCGGCCGCGAGACCTATGAATGGGCGCGGCATACGCTCGGCATCACCGTCAACGAATTCTACGGCCAGACGGAGTGCAATTTCGTGCTTGCTTCCAGCGCTGCTTACGGCGTCACGAAGGCCGGTGCCATCGGGCGGGCGGTGCCCGGGCATCGCGTCGCGATCGTCAGCGAGACGGGCGACGAGTTGCCTGTCGGCGAACCGGGCCAGATCGCCATCGCCAGTCCCGATCCTGTGATGTTCCTCGGCTATTGGGACGATGCGGCGGCGACCGAACGAAAATTCGCCAAGGGCTGGCTGCTCACCGGCGATATCGGCCGGCAGGACGCTGGGGGCTACGTCACCTTCGAAGGCCGCGACGACGACGTCATCACCTCGTCGGGATATCGCATCGGCCCGGCCGAGATCGAAGACTGCCTGATCGGCCATCCCGCCGTGCAGCTTGCCGCCGCCGTCGGCAAGCCCGATGCCGTGCGCACCGAGATCGTCAAGGCCTATATCGTGCTTTCACCGGGCCATCATCCAAGCGAGGCGCTGGCCGCCGACATAAGGGAGTGGGTGAAGACGCGGCTTTCGATGCACGAATATCCCCGTGAGGTGGAATTCATCGATGCCTTGCCGCTGACGACCACCGGCAAGGTGATCCGCCGGCTGCTGCGGGAGAGGGCGGCGGCTGAAAGTTAG
- a CDS encoding DNA-3-methyladenine glycosylase family protein: protein MLSSAMDSNFEPLRGKVQIIRNEDDVRQGLEALLRLDPRLAPIVAEAGPIPLRLREPGFAGLAHIIVSQMVSRASADAIWRRMLPSDGLLTAEGYVLLHADAWREFGLSRAKAETLSRIAEAVASGRLDLSGLCLKPPGDALGELTALKGVGPWTAEVYLMFCGGHADVFPAGDVALQNAVGAAFGLAARPPAKALTQLAEVWSPWRSVAARLFWAYYATKMRRDVVPTG from the coding sequence ATGCTTTCTTCTGCCATGGATTCGAATTTTGAACCACTGCGAGGCAAAGTGCAGATCATCCGCAACGAAGACGATGTCAGGCAGGGGCTCGAAGCGCTGCTTCGCCTCGATCCGCGTCTTGCACCGATCGTCGCGGAGGCCGGGCCCATTCCGCTGCGGCTGCGCGAACCCGGCTTTGCCGGCCTTGCCCATATCATCGTCTCGCAGATGGTATCGCGCGCCAGCGCCGACGCGATCTGGCGGCGCATGCTGCCGTCGGATGGTCTTTTGACTGCCGAAGGCTACGTGCTGCTTCACGCCGACGCATGGCGCGAATTCGGCTTGTCGCGCGCCAAGGCCGAGACGCTGTCGCGGATTGCCGAAGCGGTCGCCTCCGGCCGCCTCGATCTCTCCGGGCTCTGCCTGAAGCCGCCGGGCGACGCACTTGGCGAACTGACCGCGCTGAAAGGCGTCGGACCGTGGACGGCGGAGGTGTATCTGATGTTTTGCGGTGGCCACGCCGATGTTTTCCCAGCCGGCGATGTCGCACTGCAGAATGCCGTCGGGGCGGCTTTCGGTCTTGCAGCACGGCCGCCGGCAAAGGCGCTGACCCAGCTTGCGGAAGTCTGGTCGCCGTGGCGTTCGGTGGCGGCACGGCTTTTCTGGGCCTATTACGCCACGAAAATGCGCCGTGACGTGGTGCCGACCGGCTGA